The following DNA comes from Candidatus Methylacidiphilum fumarolicum.
TGTCTATACCGATCAAGGGGATGTGATGTTTTTGAGCAAAAAGGCAAAGTGGTTTGTAATCCAAGTAGTTAGGCCATTTCTTTTTCCATTGAATGGCTTCTGAAAATTGTTTGAAAGAAAGCTGACCATTTATAAACTGGTCGATTATCTTTTGGTCTTTGGCTTCGAGGGATTCCAATGCCAAAGCCAGAGGAATGTGTCTGTTGTATAGAAGTTTTAAAAGTTCAAATTGGGCTTTATGATGGCTATGAAGCGTGTGTACTTCGCCCAAATAGATAATTCGAGCCTTGGAAAGATCTTCTAGTAGTTCTTTTTGACTTACAATTGCTCCACTCTTTAGATCTATCCAGATTCCCTCTGCGGCATTCCCAATGCGATAAAAGCTTAAGAAAAGAATAAATAGAATTATTAATATTTTTTTCACAAGGATGAATGAAACAAAAAGATGGTTGTCTCCTTCTATTGCTGAGAGACAGCATTAAAAAGAACATCGATTGTTTCTAAAGACAATTCTTTCCAGCTAGAAATTACTAGGTCTGCATTTTCTAAGTTGTTTTTAGGTCTTGTAGTGGTCAAAGCGATCACTTTCATACCAGCCTTTTTTGCAGATTCAACTCCTGCAGGGGCATCTTCGAACACTACGCAGCAGCTGGGCACATAGCCCAATTTTTTAGCTGTTACTAGATAAGGAGCAGGATGTGGTTTGCCTTCCCTGACGTCTTCAGCGCCTACTATAACGGAAAAATACTCTTTGATTCCTAATTTTTCTAACACGAAGAAGATGTTGGTTTTTGTTGTCGAAGAACAAATAGCCATGGGAATATGTTTCTGTTTTAAACAATCCAGAAACTCTTTGAGTCCATCAATAAGACAAAGGCCTTCTTCCTGTACAATTTTTTTATAAAGTTCTTCCTTTCTCTTTGAAAGTTGCATAATTTCTTCGGGATTTTGAGTCCAGCCAAGAAACTCGGAAATGATTTTTTCATTTTTCATTCCGAATGTTTTGTTCATAAAATCTTGTTCCACTTCTTTGTGTTGTTCGGCTGCAAGCATGCGCCAACTTTGTTCATGCTGTTTGACTGAATCGACAATGACGCCGTCCCAATCAAAAAGAGCAGCCCACTGATAGGTATCATGGTCTTTTTTCATATAAAACTACCCGGCCTTAAAGCGTATCGATCGAAAAGATCGATTTTGCATGCAAAGAACAATAAGAAAGAGCTTTATCGTCCCAATAGCAATACATTTTCAAGAAAGGTTTTATTTTCCTGGAAGGTTATGACAAAGGTAGGGATTGTTATTCTTCTTTTCAAGATTTCCTTCTCTCAAAATTCCTTTTGTAAAAACCTGCGAGTAAATCAAGAACAATATAAGTCTTTAGCCAGCAAAAAAGAGCTTCTAAAGGCTTATAAAGCCCGAGGATTTTTAGCTCTTTATCGAAATCGGAATAGTGAAGCCAGAAAATTTTTTCAAATGTGTTATTCCCTCTCTCCAGAGGATGCAAAGCTTTGTGAACTTTTGGCCATAGCCTCTCTTCGGGAAAACGATAGAAGGGGAGTAATCTTCTGGATGTACCAAGCCCATTTGAACGATCTGGCCCGTTTTTATTTGACGATAAAGCAGCCTTTTGAGTGTTCGAATCCTTTTCAAAATGCAACCTGTCCAATGCTTAGCACCTCTTATCCAGTCGTTCCCATAGAAATTGACGGCCATTTTTTTGCTTTTCTTATCGATACAGGAGCTTCGACATCTATTGTGGATAAACAAGTGGCAGAAGCTCTTGGACTAAAAGAACGGGGTGCATCGGAATTGGTTTTAAGCAATGGAGAAAGGATTCAGGGAGCTTTGAGTACTCTCCCCATTTTACGCATTGGTTCTTTGGCAATTAAAAATGTTCCGGTAATACTCATTGAAAAGCTAAAGCCACTTTCCTTTGATGCTAAGAATTGCTTTCATGGGGTATTAGGAACAGATTTGCTTTCAAGATTCAATATACTCATTGATTATCAAACAAAGAAGATTGTCATTTCAAAAAAAGCTATGGAGCTAGAGGCTGCCTTTCTTTCTGGGTCAAAATTATTGGCTGAAATTCCTTTTTTGTTTAGCCCTCAAGGACTTCTGCTAGTAAAAGGAAGCATGCAGTCGAAGGAAATTTTTTTTATTTATGACACTGGGTCTGGAGGGTATCCATTGGAATTTAATCAAAAATATAGGAATATATTTTTTGGGTTTTCAGGAACTGCTAGAAGCTCATTGAGGTTTGGACCAGTAGCAATCAAGAAAATAAGCGAAACTTTTACTCAACTTCCATCGGATCTAGAAGAAAGAGAAGAAATACCTATAGGCGGCATAATTGGAAATAGGCTCTTTTCTAGATACAAGGTGCTATTGAATTTCCAAAAAATGGTTTTGCAGCTATATGACCAGAAGAACTAAACTTGTGGGCAGACAGGGATTCGAACCCTGAACCAAGTGCTTAAAAGGCACCTGCTCTACCGTTGAGCTATCTGCCCTCGGGAATTAAGAATGTATTTTTTTTTAGTGATTTGTCTAAAAAAAATTGTCCAAAAATAAGGACATTTTCAATCTTTCTGTTCGAATAAAAATAGTATTGCCTTGTCTATCTAAAAAGTATACTTTTCCAAATGCCTAACGTTTCTACTCTTATGAAAAATTCCTTATCTGCTTCTTTAGCTGATTGTCAAAGCCAACAGGATCATAGAAAAATCAAAATACACCGAGTAGGAGTTAAAGGTCTGAGGTATCCTATAGAAGTACGCGACAAAAATTTCGAAAGCCAACATACAGTGGCTACCGTATCCCTTCTTGTGGATCTTCCGCATCATTTTAAGGGCACACACATGAGCAGATTTGTGGAGGTGCTCAATGCGCATGGTCGGATGGTACATGTCTGTAATGTTTTTTCGATCGTCCATGAACTCCAGAAGAAATTACATGCGGAAACTGCCCATGTAATCATGGAATTTCCTTATTTCATTGAAAAAAATGCTCCAGTGACTGGTTCAAAAGGCCTTGTCGATTATCAGGTAAGATTTGAAGCAGCGGCCTATCTTGATGAGACGGATTTTGTTATGTGGGTTACTGTGCCTGTGACCACATTGTGTCCTTGTTCAAAAGCAATAAGCGATCGGGGAGCTCATAACCAAAGAGGGTATGTGTCGGTAGCCATAAGATTTGTCCAAACGATCTGGATTGAAGACATCATTGAGCTTGTTGAAGCCTCGGCCAGTAGTCCGATTTATTCTCTTCTTAAAAGACCCGATGAAAAGTATGTTACCGAATTGGCTTTCGATAATCCTGTATTTGTAGAAGACTTAGTGAGGAATGTGGCTCTTAGGCTCAATGCCAATCAAGATATACTCTGGTACCGCGTAGAAGCCGAGAATATGGAAAGCATTCATAATCATGCTGCTTATGCTTGTGTGGAAAAAGAGCTAGAAACTTAAAAAAAGAAGAATTAACTGACTATACCAAAAAAGATAATCATAGAGGAATAGCAGTTGATAAATAGGCTTTTTTTAGTTATAAGTATTAAGTGATCCATGGGGAGCCTAATGGCTGAGAGGTTCTTCTCTAATGATTGAGGAGAACGACCCTATGAACCTGATCCGGATAATGCCGGCGGAGGGAAAGGATATGCACTGTTCTTATGCTCTTATCTCCTGTTCGGCTGTCCTCTGAAAGGAGGAAGCAACAATGGCTCAAAACAGTAGTCGACTGACGTATTTAGATATTGTTTCAAAAGGAAAAGAACTTTCTTCCTTCCTTTTGTCTTTTTTCCCAAATTCCAAAAAGGTATATATCCAAGGGGAAAATAGAGGGGTAAACGTTCCCTTTAGACAAATAAAGGTTGCTCATAATGGTTCTGGGGAAGCAACAGATCATTCATTTTTTTATGCTTACGATACTTCTGGACCTTATACAGATCCTTTTGCTGGGGTAGAAATAGGCAGTGGGCTTTTCCCCTTGCGAGCCGAGTGGATAGAACAAAGAGGAGATTGTGAACCTTACGAAGGCAGGCCCATTAAACCTGAAGACAATGGATGGGTATCGGTCAAAGATAAAGCCGCTATTCTTTTGAAAAATGGTGCTCAAAAGCTTCCTTTGTTAAAAAAGCGTCTGCCTTTACGTGCCAAAGCTGGAAGAAGGGTTACCCAACTGCATTATGCCAAAAAAGGCATTATTACTCCAGAGATGGAGTTCGTAGCCATAAGAGAGAATTTAGGTAGGAAAGGTTCCTCTCTTCGCCAAGGCAAAGGCCCACTTTATAGCCAGCACTCGGGATTGGCCTGGGGAGCATCGTTGCCAGAAGAGATAACTCCAGAATTTGTAAGGAAAGAAGTTGCCTCGGGTAGAGCGATTATCCCCTCTAATATTAACCATCCAGAGCTGGAGCCGATGATTATTGGCCGTAACTTTAGAGTCAAAATAAATGCGAACATTGGAAACTCTGCAATTAGCTCATCGATGGATGAAGAGGTAGCAAAACTGGTTTGGGCTATTCTTTGGGGAGCCGATACGGTCATGGATCTTTCTACCGGAAAAAACATTCATGAAATTCGTGAACTAATTATTCGTTCAAGCCCTGTGCCTATAGGGACTGTTCCCATCTATCAAGCGTTAGAGAAGGTTGGGGGGATTCCTGAGGAATTGAGTTGGGAAATCTATAGAGATACTCTGATCGAACAGGCCGAACAGGGAGTAGATTATTTCACCATACATGCTGGAGTCCTTTTGCGATATATCCCTTATACAGCCAATCGGCTCTGTGGCATTGTTAGTAGGGGAGGTTCCATCATGGCTAAGTGGTGTTTAGCCCATCATCAAGAAAATTTTCTCTATACGCATTTTGATGAAATTTGTGAAATTTTAAGGAGCTACGACATCAGTGTGTCGCTAGGAGATGGGTTAAGACCAGGAGCCATTGCGGATGCTAATGATGCGGCTCAGCTTAGTGAGCTTTTTACCCTTGGCGAACTGACTAAAAAGGCGTGGGAACATGATGTGCAAGTGATGATTGAGGGACCTGGGCATATTCCTATGCAATTGATTAAAGAAAACATGGATTTAGAGCTGAAGCATTGTTTTGAGGCTCCCTTTTATACCCTTGGACCATTGACTACGGATATTGCGCCTGGTTATGACCATATTACAAGTGCCATTGGAGCTGCCATGATCGGCTGGTTTGGCTGTGCGATGTTATGCTATGTCACGCCTAAAGAACACCTAGGGTTGCCTAATCTTGAGGATGTAAAAACTGGGGTCATAGCTTATAAGATTGCGGCTCATGCTGCTGATCTGGCAAAAGGGTTTCCAGGGGCTCAGTTACAGGATAACTTTTTGAGCTATGCTAGGTTTCATTTCCAATGGGAAGATCAATTTAATTTAAGTCTTGATCCTCCAACAGCTCGGCTTTTCCATGATGAAAATTTACCTCAGCCAGCGGCCAAGCATGCCCATTTTTGTTCGATGTGTGGACCTAAGTTCTGTTCAATGAAAATCACCGAAGAAGTCTTAAAATACGCGGAAAAAAATAAGCTGACGACAGACGATGCCTTTTTAGAGGGGATGAAAGAAAAAGCTGAAGAATTTAGAAAAATCAAAAATATTTATATATAATATTTATTTTTCTTTCTTTTTTTGTTTACTAAAGAATATAAGTTTTATAAATATTGATCTTAGGCCATCCGTAAAATTTGTTTTTCTTACAGTATGAGACAAAAGCCTTCTCTTTCCGCTTCTTCCATGGTTATGTCAAACAGGAAATCCATTGGAATCGAAAATCTTGCTTTACTTGAGGAATATTACCAACGCTGGAAGAAAGATCCGGCTTCTGTCTCTGCTGATTGGAGCGCTTTTTTTGAAGGGTTTGAGTTCGGATATGAATCCTTAAAAAATGGTCAGCTGGGAAAGAAAGTTGAAAGGCGAGCTATAGCCGATGATTTAAAAAAACAACGTGCCGTTTATGAACTTATTCATGCCTATCGCACCCTTGGGCATTATATAGCCAATCTTGATCCGTTGGGATTCAATCAATATGAATATGATGAATTGAAGCTAGAAAGATTTGGGTTAAATCAAAAAGACCTTGAGAGCTACTTTGATTCTGGAGATCTGGCTGGAGGGGGGCGGAAAACTTTACGGGAGATATTAGAGATTCTTAAAAAATCTTATTGTTCTACGTTGGCTGTTGAGTTTATGCACATGGATTCTTTTGTGCAAAGAAAATGGATATCCCAACGGATTGAAGGAAAATCTTTTTATGCTGGTTTTTCGAAAGAACATAAAAAACAGATTCTTTATGACCTGTTGAAGGCTGAACTTTTTGAAGCGTTTTTACATACACGTTACGTTGGACAGAAAAGATTTTCTTTGGAAGGAAGTTGTACGCTCATTCCTATGATGGATGCTCTTATAGAAGCCTGTCCGGCCCATGGGATTGATCGGCTTGTTGTCGGAATGGCGCATCGAGGAAGGCTTAATTTTGTTGCCAATGTTTTGCAGCAGGATTACAAGGTCATCTTTGATGAATTTTCTGAAAATTATATTCCAGAAGGGGTATTGGGTAATGGGGATGTTCGGTATCATTTAGGGTTTGAAGCAGCTCTGAAAACTAAATCTGGTTCTATTGTAACAGTAGGGCTAACGCCTAACCCAAGCCATTTGGAAGCTGTTAATCCTGTGGTGGAAGGCAAAGCCAGGGCATGGGAAAGAAGACTAAAAGATACAGAGCAGAGGAAAAAAGTTTTGCCTCTGCTTATTCATGGTGATGCCTCATTTATGGGGCAAGGCGTTGTGCAGGAAACTTTGAATCTTTCCAGGCTTGAGGGGTATACAACTGGTGGTACTCTGCATATTATTGTCAACAATCAGATTGGTTTTACAACGGTTCCTCAGGATGGGCGATCCACGCATCATTGTACGGCAGTAGCCTTGATGTTAGGAGTTCCTATTTTTCATGTCAACAGTGATGATCCGTTGGCAGCTGTATTTGCTGTACTGCTAGCTTTAGAGTATAGACAAGTTTTTGGTCAGGATGTGGTAGTTGATCTTGTGGGATATAGAAAGTATGGACATAATGAGGGGGACGAACCTAGCTTTACTCAACCTCTTCTTTATAAGGCAATAGCACAGCATCCCAATATCAGTGATGTTTTCTTGGATCAGTTGATAAAATCAGGAGAGATGACAAGAGAAGAAGCAAATGAATACCGAAAAATATTTGTTGCTGAGTTGAACCAAAAAATGGAGGAATCGAAGGAATGGATTAAACAAGAAAACCCTCCCACCTTGAGGCCTAGGTTAGCATGTCCCAGGATTTTTGATCCAGTGAAAACAGCCGTTCCTTTGGAAGAATTCCTTTATGTGGGCCATGCATTGGTGAGGGAGCCTCCTGATTTCAATCTTAATCCTAAAATCCGGAAGATCCTTGAAGAAAGGAAAGCCATGGTAGAAGGAAAACAGCCAATCCTTCTAGCTTTTGCTGAAACCATGGCTTTTGGCACCCTTCTCTACGAGGGAATTCCAGTTAGACTATCCGGTCAAGACAGTCGGCGTGGGACTTTCAGTCAAAGGCATGCGGTACTTTATGATACAAAAGTCTCTAAGAAATATGTTCCCTTAGCGAATATCCATCCCAACCAGGCGATATTTTGTATCTATAACAGTCCCCTTTCCGAATATGCTGTTTTAGGTTTCGATTATGGCTATTCTCTAGATTATCCTGAGGCCTTAATTATTTGGGAAGCTCAATACGGTGATTTTGCTAACGGGGCTCAGGTTATTATAGATCTATACCTCGTTAGCTCTGAATCGAAATGGGGCGTTACATCGAACATTGTGTTGCTATTGCCGCATGGATATGAAGGGCAGGGTCCTGAGCATTCTAGTGCACGGGTGGAAAGATTCCTTCAAGCTTGTGCTGAAGATAATATCGTTGTGGCTAACTGCACTACCCCAGCCAATTATTTTCATATCTTAAGAAGACAGGTTTTGCGAGGATTTTCTAAGCCCTTAATCCTTTTCACCCATAAAAGCCTTCTACGCAACCCGCAATGTGCCTCGTCCATTCCAGAATTTGTTCAAGGGGCTTTCGAAGAGGTCTTGGCAGATCCTCAGGTCAATCAACCAAGCTCAAAAGTTATCTTGTGCACTGGAAAGGTCTATTATGATCTTATAGACTACAGAAGCCGGATTGGAAGGATGGATATTCCCATTGTTCGAATCGAACAGCTATATCCCCTGCATGAGAAGAAGCTCAAAGAGATTGTCTTAAGGTATCAGCCCCAGTCCCTTGTTTGGTGTCAAGAGGAGCCAAAAAACATGGGTGCTTGGAGTTATATGTTCCCTAAACTTAACGATATGTTTTCTCTTCCTGTCCTTTATGCTGGTAGGGAGGCTTCAGCCAGCACGGCGACTGGTTCAATGGCTTACCATCGGCTTGAACAGCAAAAGCTTCTTTCAGATGCCTTTGGCAGATAACCCTTATGTAAATTTATTTTTAACCCAGGAGCTAGGTCGCAATGGATATAAAAATGCCTTCTGTTGGTGAATCGATTGAATCTGGATTGATTGGCAAATGGCTTAAAAAAGAAGGGGAAAGAGTGCAATCTGGAGATGCCTTGTGTGAAATTGAAACCGAGAAGATCACTACGGAAATTTATGCTGAGAAAGAAGGAATATTGCATATTCTTGTCAAAGAAGGCTCAGAGGTGAAGGTAGGGCAAACCATCGCTCAATTAGAAGAATTGCCTTCGGGAAAGATGGAGCAGGAGCCTAGTGCAAGTATCAAAGAAGAAGAAGAAAAAGAGGAAAAAACAGTTTTGGAACCGCAGAAAGAATTGATAGAGCCAGTAAAAAAGGAAGAGGAGGAAGAAAAGGCTTCTGTAGAAGCTCCCCTGAGGCGCCCTGGGAGGATAACCAAAGAGGAAGCGCTACAATTGATGGAGGAAGAAAAAGAAGAAAAAGAAGAGGCAAAAGAAGTCGAGGCTTTTGCTCTAGGTCCTCAAGAAAAAAGAAAACCACTGAGTCCTATTCGAAAGAAGATTGCTCAGCGTTTGCTGGAAGCTCATATTGGCACCGCTCATTTAACAACGTTTAATGAAGTCGATATGAGTACGGTGCTAGAATTAAGAAAAAATTATGGGAAGAGATTCGAAGAGAAATATGGAGTCAAACTGGGGCTGATGTCCTTTTTTGTCCGAGCGGTAGTGGAGGCTTTGAAAAAAATACCAGAGGTCGGTGCGCGGATTGAAGAGGATGAACTCGTTTATCCTTCCACTTTGGATCTGGGGATAGCTGTTGCAACAGAAAAAGGATTAATCGTACCAGTGATTCGTAGCGCTGAAAATCTAAGTTTTGCCCAGATTGAAAAGACGATTCAAGAACTAGCTATAAAAGCCAGAGGTGGGAAAATTACCCTCGAAGACATTGAAGGAGGAGTCTTTACGATAACCAATGGCGGTGTCTTTGGCTCTATGCTTTCTACGCCTATACTGAATCCACCTCAAAGTGGCATTCTTGGAATGCATGCGATTAAAGAAAGGCCTGTAGCAATCAATGGGAAAGTGGAAATCAGGCCCGTTATGTACCTTGCTCTTACCTACGATCATCGAGTGATTGATGGAAAAGAAGCTGTCAGTTTTTTGGTCCTTGTTAAAGAGTTTATCGAACAACCCGCCTCTGTTCTTTTGGAAGTGTAAATGTTGGTATTATAGAAAGCAAAAAGAAAAGAATGGATACGTTTGATGTAGGCATCATTGGATCTGGTCCCGGTGGCTATGTAGCCGCCATTCGAGCAGCTCAGCTTGGCTTGAATGTGGCAATTATTGAAAAAGACAAGACCCTTGGAGGTACCTGCCTGAATGTGGGATGTATTCCAAGTAAAGCCCTCCTTTCTCTTTCTGAATATTACTATTTTGCCAAGACAAAGTTTGCCGAAAATGGATTGCTTGTGGAAAATCTCCGCTTCGATCTCGATAAGCTCATGAAGAAAAAAGACCAAGTCGTCCACAAACTGGTCAAGGGAGTGGATTTTCTCATGAAGAAAAACGGGATTGAAGTATTTCATGGGATGGGATCGCTTGTAGATCCTCAAACGGTCCTCATAGCCGAAGAAAATGGAGGGGAACGTAAAATTAAAGCTAAAAATATTATCCTTGCTTCTGGTAGTGCACCAGCTTCTCTGTCTTTTTTGCCTCCCTTTAACGATCAGATCGTGGATAGCACCTCGGCTCTTCAGTTTAGTTCTGTTCCCAGAAGCATGGCGGTTATTGGTGCTGGAGCAGTCGGACTGGAGCTAGGATCTGTGTGGAGTAGACTGGGAACCAAGGTTTACGTGATAGAGCTTTTGCCAAGAATTTGTCCATTGATGGATCATTCCGTATCCAGCACTTTAGAAACCTTTCTTCGAAATCAAGGAATAGAATTTTTTCTCAATACCAAAATCATCTCTGCAACGAGCAATACAAACGAAGTCATCCTTGAATTAGTTTCAGGACCCAAGACCTACTCGCTCAGTGTGGAAAAAGTGCTCGTAGCCGTAGGGAGAGTTCCTTATACTCATGGATTGAATTTGCAACAAATAGGCATCAGTACCACAAAGAAAGGCAGTGTAGAGGTAAATGCATGGTGGCAAACCAATTTTGCCCATATCTATGCTATTGGCGATCTAGTGGAAGGACCGATGCTTGCTCATAGAGCGCAACTAGAAGGAATAGCGGTCGCTGAAATCATTGCTGGACGTCGATTCCCACAACTGAACTATGCGCTCATCCCCTCTATTATTTATACCTCTCCTGAGGCAGGAGGAATTGGCTTTACAGAAGAAGAATTGCAAGCGGCTAAAAGAGACTATAAAAAGGGTTTATCGAAGTTCTCTATTAATGGAAGGGCATTGGCTGGAGATGTCGGTGAAGGATTTGTAAAAATTTTGGTGGATGCCAAAAATGATAAGATTTTGGGAATCCATGGAGTGGGGCCTGTTATTTCCGAGCTCATTTCAATGTCGACCCCATTGTTTTTAAGAAAGGTGAACGGAGTGGATTTCGTAGGCCTGCCATTAGCGCATCCTACGCTTTCTGAAGTACTTCGTGAGGCAGCTCTTGATGCCTATAAGCGGTCGATTCATTCGTAATAATGCAGGGAAGCATTGGAGCGGGAAAGAAAATGCCGATACTGTCTTGGAATGTTTGAATGGATATTAGTGAGGATTTCATAGGAAATTGTTCCGGCAAGCTTGGCTAGCTCGTCAGCATTAATGGATTCTTTGCCTTGTGTACCGATCAATATCGCCTCCTCTCCAATTTTACATGAAGGCAGTTCGCTGATATCCACCATGATCTGGTTCATTGTAACCGCTCCACGGACTGGACATCTTTTTCCTTTGATAAGCACAAAGGCTTTGTTAGAAAGGGAGCGGAGATAGCCATCGCCATAACCGATGGAAAGCACGGCGATCTTAGAAGGTTTTTTAAGCCTGTAAGTTGATCCATAGCTGATTGGATGGTTTTTGGGAAGCTCTTTTATAAGCACGACTTTGCATTTCCAGCTCATAATTGGTCTAAGAAGTCTTCGTAAGAATGACATGGGGGCTAGTCCATAAAGGGCAAGACCAATACGGACATAATCGCAAGCATAAACACTTTTCCGCCATAGAGCCGCACTATTAGCAACATGAATGGGAAGGCCTTTGAAATACTCCTTTAATTTTAATAGCTCAAGCCACTGCTTCTCAGTCGCTTCTAGATCCGTATCTGCCTGGGCAAAATGAGTACACACTGCACCGATACAGACAGAAGAAAGTTTTTTTATTTTTTCCATCTCTTTAACAAAATTTGAAGGGCTAAACCCAAGTCTTCCCATTCCCGTATCTATTTTAAGATGGATAATTGCCTTTTTGCCTAAATGTTCTGCTGCATTATTGAGCCATTTTGCCTCATTGAAGGAAGAGACAACTACCCAGGCATTATTGGCGATCACAAGTGGAGCTTCAGGAGGCAATATAGGACATAAGATTAATAAAGGATTTTGAATACCGGCATTTCTCAGTTCGATAACCTCATCGACGTTGTTGATTCCAAGAACTTCGATCCCAGATTGCACAAGTTCTCTGGATATAGGAACAAGGCCATGCCCATAGGCATCCGACTTAACCACAGCAATAATTTTTGTTTTTTTGGGAATCCTGTTTCTTGCCACCCGGATATTAAAGCGCAAAGCCTGCCCATCAATTTCTACCCAACTACGGGGCAGGGGCGCTGACGAAATAAAAGAATAGTTATTCTTATAGCTCATTTTATTATTAAACAGGGCCTCTTAAATAGATAGGTTCTGGAAAAGGGGTGTTATCGAATGGAGGACAGGTTTCTGGAAGTAGAAAAAAGTCTTCGGCTCTTGGAAAAGCTTGAGTCATGGTGTCATGTAGGGCTTCTGGACTAACTGCTAAATCTAGCGTTTTGATTATTTCTGTCAGTTTTTGTCGCTCAATAAGATAAGGGCCTTTGACGAGTTTACCATAAGAAAAGAGGGAACAAAAAAGTTCGCCTCGCCTAGCATCAGAAAATATTCCTAAGGAAGGAATATGAGAAAATTGAAGGCCTATTGACCATATGCTTGGAATGGAAAGAATGGAGGCGTTTTTGGCTATACTAATTCCTTGTGCGGCTGCAATGCCTACCCGGATAGAGGAAAAAGATCCTGGTCCTGTTCCAACAAAGATCTTTTCGATCTTCAAAGAGGCCAAATTTAATTTTTCCAGACAATCAAATAGGGAAGAAAAATGACGTTTGCCCTTAAAATAAGAACGCCAGACAACATGGTGATTTTCTGCCAAAGCCACGCTGCCTATTTCTGAAGAGGTATCAATCGAAAGGATCATAAATTTATATGAAGGGATAGGGATGTTCTCACATAACAACTGAGGGATCAACGAATGCGTTTAATTTTTCTTTCATTTTGAGCAATGATTGTAATTTCCCAATACTGGGTCCAAGGAGGTAAGAGTTTTTCTATTTTTTGGGGCCATTCTACAAAACAAATAGCTTCCGCATACAAGATTTCTTCCAAATAATGAGATAAGGTAGAATCCACGTTTTCTACTCTGTACAAGTCAATATGAAAAATATCGAACTTTTCTCCTTCATAACAGTGGACTAAACTAAAGGTAGGACTCGTTACTTCGCCTTTAAAACCTAAAGCAAGGGCAGCACCTTTGACAAGTTGGGTCTTACCTGATCCTAACTCGCCGATCAATGCAAACACTTCTCCCCCCTGGCAGGGTTTTACCAGTTCTTTGGCAAAATTAATAGTCTCCTCTGGACTTTTGGAAATGATCGAAGCCTCTGTATCCATCCTGAAATTCCATTTTTCCATTTTTGCT
Coding sequences within:
- the odhB gene encoding 2-oxoglutarate dehydrogenase complex dihydrolipoyllysine-residue succinyltransferase → MDIKMPSVGESIESGLIGKWLKKEGERVQSGDALCEIETEKITTEIYAEKEGILHILVKEGSEVKVGQTIAQLEELPSGKMEQEPSASIKEEEEKEEKTVLEPQKELIEPVKKEEEEEKASVEAPLRRPGRITKEEALQLMEEEKEEKEEAKEVEAFALGPQEKRKPLSPIRKKIAQRLLEAHIGTAHLTTFNEVDMSTVLELRKNYGKRFEEKYGVKLGLMSFFVRAVVEALKKIPEVGARIEEDELVYPSTLDLGIAVATEKGLIVPVIRSAENLSFAQIEKTIQELAIKARGGKITLEDIEGGVFTITNGGVFGSMLSTPILNPPQSGILGMHAIKERPVAINGKVEIRPVMYLALTYDHRVIDGKEAVSFLVLVKEFIEQPASVLLEV
- the lpdA gene encoding dihydrolipoyl dehydrogenase, producing the protein MDTFDVGIIGSGPGGYVAAIRAAQLGLNVAIIEKDKTLGGTCLNVGCIPSKALLSLSEYYYFAKTKFAENGLLVENLRFDLDKLMKKKDQVVHKLVKGVDFLMKKNGIEVFHGMGSLVDPQTVLIAEENGGERKIKAKNIILASGSAPASLSFLPPFNDQIVDSTSALQFSSVPRSMAVIGAGAVGLELGSVWSRLGTKVYVIELLPRICPLMDHSVSSTLETFLRNQGIEFFLNTKIISATSNTNEVILELVSGPKTYSLSVEKVLVAVGRVPYTHGLNLQQIGISTTKKGSVEVNAWWQTNFAHIYAIGDLVEGPMLAHRAQLEGIAVAEIIAGRRFPQLNYALIPSIIYTSPEAGGIGFTEEELQAAKRDYKKGLSKFSINGRALAGDVGEGFVKILVDAKNDKILGIHGVGPVISELISMSTPLFLRKVNGVDFVGLPLAHPTLSEVLREAALDAYKRSIHS
- the alr gene encoding alanine racemase produces the protein MSYKNNYSFISSAPLPRSWVEIDGQALRFNIRVARNRIPKKTKIIAVVKSDAYGHGLVPISRELVQSGIEVLGINNVDEVIELRNAGIQNPLLILCPILPPEAPLVIANNAWVVVSSFNEAKWLNNAAEHLGKKAIIHLKIDTGMGRLGFSPSNFVKEMEKIKKLSSVCIGAVCTHFAQADTDLEATEKQWLELLKLKEYFKGLPIHVANSAALWRKSVYACDYVRIGLALYGLAPMSFLRRLLRPIMSWKCKVVLIKELPKNHPISYGSTYRLKKPSKIAVLSIGYGDGYLRSLSNKAFVLIKGKRCPVRGAVTMNQIMVDISELPSCKIGEEAILIGTQGKESINADELAKLAGTISYEILTNIHSNIPRQYRHFLSRSNASLHYYE
- the tsaB gene encoding tRNA (adenosine(37)-N6)-threonylcarbamoyltransferase complex dimerization subunit type 1 TsaB produces the protein MILSIDTSSEIGSVALAENHHVVWRSYFKGKRHFSSLFDCLEKLNLASLKIEKIFVGTGPGSFSSIRVGIAAAQGISIAKNASILSIPSIWSIGLQFSHIPSLGIFSDARRGELFCSLFSYGKLVKGPYLIERQKLTEIIKTLDLAVSPEALHDTMTQAFPRAEDFFLLPETCPPFDNTPFPEPIYLRGPV
- the tsaE gene encoding tRNA (adenosine(37)-N6)-threonylcarbamoyltransferase complex ATPase subunit type 1 TsaE, with product MDTEASIISKSPEETINFAKELVKPCQGGEVFALIGELGSGKTQLVKGAALALGFKGEVTSPTFSLVHCYEGEKFDIFHIDLYRVENVDSTLSHYLEEILYAEAICFVEWPQKIEKLLPPWTQYWEITIIAQNERKIKRIR